A part of Rhopalosiphum maidis isolate BTI-1 chromosome 3, ASM367621v3, whole genome shotgun sequence genomic DNA contains:
- the LOC113557185 gene encoding transcription initiation factor IIA subunit 2 — translation MSYQLYRNTTLGNTLQESIDEMIQYGQITPALGMKILLQFDKSVNNSLATRVKSKITFKAGKMDTYRFCDNVWTFMLSDVEFKETQEMAKVEKLKIVACDGKSVTDENSKKN, via the exons ATGTCTTATCAGCTGTACAGAAACACGACTCTGGGGAATACTCTCCAAGAGAGCATTGACGAAATGATTCAA TATGGTCAAATAACACCTGCTCTCGGCATGAAAATCCTGCTGCAGTTCGATAAGTCAGTAAACAATTCATTGGCCACACGAGTCAAgtctaaaattacatttaag GCTGGAAAAATGGACACTTATAGATTTTGTGATAATGTTTGGACATTTATGTTAAGTGATGTTGAGTTTAAAGAAACACAAGAAATGGCTAAagtagaaaaattgaaaattgttgcATGTGACGgaaaaa gTGTAACTGATGaaaattcaaagaaaaattaa
- the LOC113557361 gene encoding uncharacterized protein LOC113557361 → MNKLLSIAVLLTVTVCSCHGNFNRRSIRSAGTEVSVNVDDPIDTIASRDSAAADTFDVFTARAKKGGHKSKMEAMHMGLSYVKMVLSTLMAAIGHVFAFKSVGLSLISVLIQIAQFIMVLKKNRDSQPPSYKIVETPWHTSPTESYGAYGSYAGHAKSAAAVDYSAYAAALPARRRR, encoded by the exons atgAACAAATTACTATCAATTGCCGTCTTGTTGACTGTAACTGTTTGCTCGTGCCATGGTAATTTTAATCGTAGAAGTATCAGATCAGCAGGAACTGAGGTTTCTGTCAACGTAGACGACCCGATTGACACAATCGCATCCCGAGATTCGGCAGCCGCAGATACTTTTGATGTATTTACag CCAGGGCCAAGAAGGGCGGCCACAAGAGCAAGATGGAGGCCATGCACATGGGCTTGAGCTACGTGAAAATGGTGCTCAGCACGCTGATGGCGGCCATCGGACACGTGTTCGCGTTCAAGAGCGTCGGGCTGAGCCTGATCAGCGTGCTCATCCAGATCGCGCAGTTCATCATGGTGCTGAAGAAGAACCGGGACAGCCAGCCGCCGTCGTACAAGATCGTGGAGACCCCGTGGCACACGTCGCCCACCGAGTCGTACGGCGCTTACGGTTCGTACGCCGGCCACGCCAAGTCGGCCGCCGCGGTCGACTATTCGGCGTACGCCGCCGCGTTGCCGGCCAGGAGACGCCGGTGA
- the LOC113556970 gene encoding condensin complex subunit 2-like — protein sequence MEIDPSTSISYIQSDSSDDDDNHHANLSTEEICHKIKTFRNLCFGNKINVSNAFDIDMIGYFYSWLEKKKTSIFEEHNDVTSFQEISDYLEASAKVYSYRVDNLSETTSKLVEQFKSMNYNKNIAKIDDNNAPKIQKSRRQKMMLTTSDKLRRKPNENESSVNPALINHRISSFNCNELFSTNRPSHHLNSLYFNKSLAEEMKTSKDEKKEYDEKKNDETIKVDKSFFHMMDEISKGAICPEFKGFVAEHDKVENSNDDQLNGIEYRFDPTNYQNTCDDSICIDPDNNEPDNNEPDNNELDSYSNDKNTTVLDGLLECIDNVDRDYSFFNPKLLANWKGPKAWKAQAMMKALKSCTPTERKDIISNTDDNIDDIIQTNIKQPKSCKKRNKVKNDKIQIDWLDMSQITETLKKKVLSKEKILPRTLQKWDPLDNISDTQSIVVDIKYKFHFLQYVEIKPDWWLHYKTLEEDNHSEASNSYENINDCDEDIEQPMEIDCEDSEQLNNITHGKNYEKLATIDVSEELNPNADIIADIKTESRMDIAELKKEISNIIDEECVETDNSSEWSLKLSFFNLLLKLRINERDGLSIPIVYVGLLHLANERGLKLFQEHCTINDMEETFIAKPMKKN from the exons ATGGAAATAGACCCCAGTACATCG ATTTCATATATCCAATCTGATTCATCAGACGATGATGATAACCACCATGCAAACTTATCTACTGAAGAAATATGTCATAAGATTAAAACATTTCgtaatttatgttttggaaac aaaataaatgtttccaATGCATTTGACATTGATATGATCGGATATTTTTACTCTTGGTTGGAGAAAAAGAAAACCTCAATCTTTGAGGAACATAATGATGTTACATCT ttCCAAGAGATCAGTGACTATCTAGAAGCTTCGGCAAAAGTCTATTCTTATCGTGTTGACAATTTATCAGAAACAACTAGTAAATTAGTTGAGCAATTTAAAtccatgaattacaacaaaaatatagcaaaaatagatgataataatgctcctaaaattcaaaaatcaagg AGACAAAAAATGATGCTGACTACATCTGATAAATTAAGACGTAAaccaaatgaaaatgaaagtTCTGTCAATCCAgctttaataaatcataggaTTTCTAGCTTTAattgtaatgaattattttcaactaatCGTCCATCTCACCATCTTAATTCATTGTACTTCAATAAATCGTTGGCAGAAGAAATGAAAACTTCTAAAGacgaaaaaaaagaatatgatgaaaaaaaaaatgatgaaacgATAAAAGttgataaaagtttttttcataTGATGG atgaaATTTCCAAAGGAGCTATCTGCCCTGAATTTAAAGGTTTTGTAGCTGAACATgacaaagttgaaaattcaaatgacGATCAATTGAATGGTATTGAGTATCGCTTtgatcctactaattatcaaaatacttGTGATGACTCTATATGTATTGATCCAGATAATAATGAACCAGATAATAATGAACCAGATAATAATGAACTTG attcctattcaaatgataaaaatacaacagtACTTGATGGACTTTTGGAATGTATTGATAATGTTGATAGAGACTATAGCTTTTTTAATCCTAAACTTCTTGCTAATTGGAAAGGACCAAAAGCCTGGAAAGCTCAAGCAATGATGAAAGCATTAAAATCGTGCACTCCaa ctgaacgaaaagatattatttcaaacactgatgataatattgatgACATCATAcagacaaatattaaacaacctAAATCttgtaaaaaacgaaataaagtTAAGAatgataaaattcaaatagatTGGTTAGATATGAGCCAAATAActgaaacattgaaaaaaaaagttctaagtaaagaaaaaatattacctcGTACACTACAAAAGTGGGATCCACTTGACAATATATCTGATACACAATCAATTGTTgtcgatattaaatataa gtttcattttttacaatatgttGAAATTAAACCAGATTGGTGGCTGCATTACAAAACTCTAGAAGAGGACAATCATTCTGAGGCTTCAAATTCCTATGag aatatcaaTGATTGTGACGAAGACATTGAACAACCTATGGAAATTGATTGTGAAGACTCTgaacagttaaataatataactcatggaaaaaattatgaaaaattggcCACCATAGATGTATCTGAAgag ttgaACCCCAATGCTGATATTATAGCCGACATTAAAACTGAATCGAGAATGGATATAgcagaattaaaaaaagaaatatctaatattattgatgaagAATGTGTA gaaACTGACAACAGCAGTGAATGgagtttaaaattatcgttttttaacttgttattaaaattacgaaTTAATGAACGAGATGGACTTTCAATACCTATTGTATATGTTGGCTTACTTCATTTAGCAAATGAACGAGGTTTGAAATTATTCCAAGAACATTGTACCATAAATGATATGGAAGAAACTTTTATTGCCAaaccaatgaaaaaaaattaa